In Euphorbia lathyris chromosome 9, ddEupLath1.1, whole genome shotgun sequence, the following are encoded in one genomic region:
- the LOC136206818 gene encoding copper transporter 4, with the protein MGADHHANTVSAWNTTGTGTSPFHIHRNSLTHMTFYWGHKTEILFKGWPGSSSAMYALALMFVFTLAVVVEWFNYCSIIKPGTNKVAAGVFRTGMYVVRTGLSYLVMLAVMSFNGGVFLAAVGGHAVGFAVFARRVIRKSGSGSEVNPDLPPVNVKC; encoded by the coding sequence atgggAGCTGACCACCACGCCAACACCGTGTCAGCGTGGAACACCACCGGCACCGGCACAAGCCCATTTCACATTCACCGGAATTCCTTGACGCACATGACCTTCTATTGGGGCCACAAAACAGAAATTCTTTTCAAGGGATGGCCTGGTTCAAGCTCCGCCATGTATGCTTTAGCATTGATGTTCGTTTTTACTCTAGCCGTGGTCGTTGAGTGGTTCAATTATTGTAGCATCATTAAGCCCGGCACGAACAAGGTGGCCGCCGGAGTTTTTCGGACCGGGATGTATGTAGTTCGTACCGGTTTGTCTTACTTGGTCATGCTGGCTGTCATGTCATTCAACGGCGGCGTTTTTCTTGCTGCTGTTGGTGGCCACGCTGTCGGGTTTGCGGTTTTTGCTAGACGGGTTATTAGGAAGTCCGGGTCCGGATCGGAGGTTAATCCGGATCTTCCTCCTGTTAATGTTAAGTGCTGA